The Desulfatibacillum aliphaticivorans DSM 15576 DNA window GTCATTCCCTTGACGCGCAGCAGTTCGGACTCGCTGTTGAAATAGTTGTTTCTGGCCGAGTACGGAGGGTCCAGGGACAGGTAATAGTCGGATTCCGCTCCGTTCAGGCCGGTAATGGCTTCGTCGTCCCCGCGGTCCATCCAATCCTTCATGGAGTTGATGATGTCCGTAGTGGCGTTCAGGTCCAGGTCATCATACAAAGTGGCGATGGGGCGCAGAAAGCGGTCCCACAACTCCTGTTGAGGTGCGTTGAACTTCTGCCCGCTGGGCGGCTCCACCAGGGCGTTAATCTGGATCAGGCCCGTCAGGTCCTTGATTTCCAGCTTTAACGATTCCGGCGATATGTCAAAATCCAGCATCATTTCGGCGATTTCATTCGGGTCGGCCCACGGATCCTGGACGGAATCCAGGGTATTGGCCTTTTTATCCAACACCAGCATGGCCATGCCCAGAGCCACGCCGCTGCGGGCCGTCCAATCCAATTGGCGCCGCTGGCGCGAGGCTTCGGTGGAAAACACGGCGGCCCGCACCCGGTGGTGCAGTTCCGCGGACACTCCGACAAGCAAGGCGATGACGGCGAGAACCATAAGCAAAGCCACTCCGCGCTGGCTTCCGTCCTTATCGCGCCTGAGATGCGCCCTTATTCTTGAGAATAGCCTTACCATTCCTGCTCCTCCCTGTAGAAAGGCAGGTTGACGGTGGTCTCGAACCGGAAAGGAGTCGCGTCCTCCTCGTCAAAGGCCTCCAGTTCCAGGATAATGTCCACGGCCATGGGGGTGGCGAATTCCGTCTCCTCCGAGTCGGAGTCCCAGGACTCGCTCGTATCCCCGTCCTGGTCGTAAAAAAGGTACTCTATGTTATGCACCCTTTCGCACAAGATGGGGTCGGAGCCAAGCTCCTGGTCTTCTTCCCCGAAAATCTCCCAGTCCAGGATGTCCCGGCGCCGCAGCACCTTGCGCGTTTCGTCCGAGGGATCGGGGGTGAGGTAGTAAGTGATCTCAGCCAAGCCTTTTTCATCCGCCCCGGTCAGGTCCACATGGGCCTGGGACACGAAGCGCAGGGTGGAGACGGAGGAGCCGCTGGTATAGTCCTTGGTGCAGACAAAACGCAACGGGTCGTAGTCCTCGGCTTCGGCGGGCTTGTTGTACGTGTTGGCCACAGCCACCCGAGCCGATTCCAGATCCATAACCATGCGGTCCATGGCGCCTTTTGCGGACTCGTACACGGTGATGGTTTTTTGAACACCCTCAGCGTTGGACATGGCGCCGGAGAACGAAACCAGCACAATGGTCATGATAATGGAAAATATACCTATGGCGATGAGGACTTCCAGCAGGGTAAAGCCCTTGTCATTAAACAGAGTATGGATGACATTTCGGGAAATTCTCATTGCTGGGGGTCCAAAAAACGGTAGGTCTTGACGTCATAGGAATAGGTGAATTCAGACGCCATCACGGACACGGTGACAGCACGGAGTCTTTCGCCCGTGGCGTCCAGGTATTCGGATTCCATCTCATCAACGGTCGCCGACCAGGAATAGTTGGGGTATTCGTCCCCAAAATCGCCGGAGTCCGATGCAAGCTCATCAGGCTCCGTCATCATGTATTCGGCCATTTTCTTCTGGGCGAGCATGGGGGCTACGGTTTCAAACTGGACGTTGCCGGCCATCATGATGGACATGGATTGAAGCCGGAATATGGTGGAAAGAGCCACTCCCAAGATAAGCAGGGAGATGATCATCTCCAACAGGGTGAATCCGGCCGGGCTATTTACAGCCCTATTCCTCGTCCAATGAAACATATCCCTTATAAAACCTTGCCTTGCCCAAAAAGGGTTCAAAAACCATGGTGACGGGGCCGTCCTGATCTTCCAGGTGTAAAGCCGCATGGGCGATGTAGCCCATTTTGTTGATGGGCAGTTGAGCCACCCCGTCCGTTTGAAGGATTCCCCCGGGCCATTCCACGTCCAGGAGGGTTACGGCCTCGGAAATTTGCGTTCCCTGCCGCTCCGTTTCCATGAGCTCTTCTTCGGTCAGGGGAGGTCCGTCCGTGCCGTAGGTCCTCTCCTCAAAATCGATGTACAGGCTTCTTAGCGACTGGTTGGCGATGGCGGTCTCCCGCTCTTTCGCCACGTTGGCCGACATAAGGCGGACCAACTCATCCATGTCTCCCGCGCTGGCCGCCTCTTCAAAACGAGGCACAATCACAAAAAACAGAATGCCTAAGAGGGATATCACCGCCATGAGCTCCATGAGGGAAAAGCCCCCTTGGCGGCCTTTAATGCGTTGATTTGCTCGGTCAGCCATGGTCGTCGCTTCCGGCGCGGATGCAGCCGTTAATCCAACTCCCAGGAATTGATGTCCGCAGCGAAATCCACGCCGCCCATCTGTCCGTCTTCTCCCAGGGAAATGATGTCGTAGTCGCCGTTTTCGCCGGGGCATCTGTACAGGTATTCATTTTTCCAGGGATCCAGCGGCACTTTTCCTTTGGCGAGATATCCGCCCGGCTGGTAACGGGTTGCCGCCTGGCCCGTGGTGGGCTTTTCCACCAACGCCTGCAGGCCCTGGTCCGTGGAGGGGTAGAAGCCGTTATGGAGCTTGAACATTTTGAGGGCGGTTTCAAAGGTTTGGATTTGCATTTTAGCCATGTCCACCTTGGCCCCATCGCTGGCGCCCATGACGCGCACGCCCACATAAGCGAACAACATGCCCAAAATCACAATCACAACCATAACTTCAAGAAGGGTGAAGCCCGAATCGCCCTTGTTCACTCTTTTATTCATCTTTCTATTGTCCTCATTGCTAAACTGCCCGGAATAAGATCGGTTTACCGCAAGGTTGTGGTAAGCTCCATCATGGGCATCAATATGGAAAAAACGATAAATCCCACGCCGCCGGCCATGGCCACGATGAGGATGGGCTCGAGGCTGGCGGTAAGGGCGTCGATGGTGTTCTCCGTTTCCGCTTCATACATGTCGGCCATTTTTTCCAGCATGGCCTCCAACTCGCCGCTTTGCTCCCCCACTTCCATCATTTGGATGGTGATGGGCGGAAATCCGGGCTTGGCGGCCAGGGATTCCCCCAGGCCTCGGCCTTCGCCGATTTCTCCGGCGGCGTCTCCAATCCCCTCGGCGATATGCACGTTTTCCACCACGTTTTGCACAATGCCCATGGCCGGCACCAAAGGCACGCCGTTGGTCAAGAGGCTGGCCAGGGTTCTGGCGAACCGGGCCAAAGACAGGTTTTGCGCCAAGGGGCCTAAAATAGGGATACGCAGGTATTTTGCATCCCACCATTTGCGGCCTCGCTTGGAATTCTTGAACTGGCGAAAAGCCAGGGCGGCGCCAAATATCAGGACGAAAAGCACAACCCAATAGTCGACAAGAAAATCGCTGGCGGCTATCAAAACCCGGGTAGGCAGCGGCAGCGCCTGCTGCACGTCATCAAAGAGAGAGACGATGCTGGGCACCACCTTGACCATCAGGGCGGTCAAAACCACAATGGCCACCAGAACCATGATTACAGGGTAAGCCAGGGCGGCCCGGATTTTGCCCTTGGTGTTTTCATTGCGTTCGGTCAAATCGGAAAGGCGCGCCAGGACGATTTCCATGGCGCCGGAAGCCTCGCCGGCCCGGACCATGTTCACGTACAAGGGGGAAAAAACTTTGGGGTGGGAGGACAAGGCGTCGGCCAGGCTTTTGCCTTCCACGATGTCATCCTTGACGTGGGCCAGAACCTTTTGCAAAACCGGATGGGGCGACTGGGGAATCAGGGATTCCAGGGCGCTCACAATGGGCAGGCCCGCGCCCACCAGGGTGGAAAGCTGACGCGTGGTGATGGAGATATACTTGGACGGAATCCTGCCTTCCAAAAAGGGCAGGGAAAAGCGTTTTTCATCCTGGCTGGCGGAAACCTCGGGCGCTTCCGTGATTTCCACCGGATAGGACCCGGCCTCCCGAAGTTTGGCCCGGGCGACCGAAGGGCTGTCTGCATCCAGGATGCCTGTCCGCTTTTTGCCCTTGGAGTCCAGAGCTACGTATTCATAAACCGGCATAAGCCTCTATTCTCTTGGCGCGGCAGGCGCCCGCCGTCTTTGCGCCTTTAATAAACCGGCTTTTCAATGCGATACCCGGCCAGATAAATGCGCACAAAGCGTTTGTGACTGTCAAAAGCAAGCTCGGGAAGGTCATCCGGCGGAAAAAACGCTACCTCCTGGGCGTCGTCTCCAGGGGCGGGTTCTCCGCTGTATTCCCGGACCAGATAGCCCATGAGCAGTACGGTTCCGTAGTCTGAATTGGAACTGCTGGTAAGGCCCAGGAGGCCTTCGATCCTGCCTTTCAAAGCGGTTTCCTCGGCAAGCTCGCGCAGGGCGCATTCTTCGGGCTGCTCGCCGATTTCCATGAATCCCCCGGGCAGGCACCACATGCCGATTTTGGGCTCCACATTGCGCTTGACCAACAGCAATCGGCCCCGGGAGTCCACCACAACCAGGGCGCTGGCAGGGACTGGGTTTTGGTAGTTGGTCAGCCCGCATTCATCGCAATGCAGGCGGAGCCTGCCTTCCACATGTTTTTCACCAAGCAGGCTTCCGCAAAAACGGCAAAAGGCTTTTTTGACCATGCTAATCGTCAAAATTCCCTTCCGGCCCTTCTTCCTTTTCCAGGGAGGCGGCGCGCGCTTGGTATTTCTCCGGGGTCCAATCCGCCGGGTCTTCGATGCGTTCGGCTTTGGGGCCGGGATCGTATGATCCCGCCTTGAGCATGGCTTCGATGGCCAGGGGCGCGGTGTCTCCGGCGTTGAATACGTCTGTCAGGAGCGTATAGACGAAGTCTTCCACTCGTTTAGCCATGCGTTCCCGCACTTCCAGGGGCTGGCCCATAATTTTGTTTTCAAAGGGAAGATTGAGCTTCTTGTAATTGCCGCCCTTCCAATCCTGCTTGGCGGCGTAGGCTTTCATTTCCTCCCAAAGCTCTTCGGTCAGGCCTTCGCCCTTCACCTTGATGAAATTGCCGTCGGCGTCCAGTTGCGCGTTGCCGTAATCGTTGACTTCCAGGCCCCAGGATATCATCTGCAGGGCCGTGGCCACGTTGGCTTTGGTGGTGTGCGTTTCGGCGGCGATGCGGCGTAGGCGGTCCGAGTTATTGCCCGAGGTGCCGTGCTGGGCGCCGGAGGTGGCGTAGGGCTCCAGGGCCTTGTGGATTTCCGTGGTCAATTCCACTTGGATTCCCTGATCGCTGGCCTCGATGCCGTGGGTGGTCCCGTTATTCAAGGCGATCCAGTCGGCCACGATGCCGTGGGCGTTGAGCCCGGCGATGAGGAATTTGGCCTCGTCCACCGTGGAAAGGCCGGACTTCCCTTTGATTTCGCCTACTTCCGTTTCCAGTCCGGCCCAATCCGGCACAAACTCGTTAAGCGCCAGGTTGGCGGCCAGGTTCTGGGCGTCGGGCATATGAGAGGCGTCAATGGCGATAGACGTCATCCCCGCTTCAAACAAGGTCGGGATTTCCACGGCGGCCGGCGCCACGTCTTCGGGTTTTTTAATGCCGTAATGGTCGGCGTGGATGGCCACGGGCACGGTCACGCCCATTTCATTGCACAAAGCGTCCACCTGCCGGGCGATGTTCCAGTAATTGGTGGCGCAATAGGAACTGGCGCCGCCTTCGGAACGGGCGATTTCGATAATGATAGCGGCATTGGCGCGCTGGGCGGCGGCCAAAGAGCCCCTGATGACCAGGTTGCTCCTGCCGTTGGCTGCGATGGTCATGGCGCCGCCTTTGGCGAGCATGGCCCTGTCTATGTATTTTCCGCTCACAATGAGCGCTTTGGAATTGGGAAAAAGTTTTTTGATGTTGGGCGGGCGTCCGATTTCCAAGGCTTTCAAGAAATCCGGGGAATATACTGCGGTCGATTGTGTCATGGCATCACCTCTATATATTCATGCTAAAAAACCGCGTTAAAGCCGTAAGCCCAATGCGAGCCCCGGCGAAACACAATGATGATAACCGATCTTTTCGCTCGGACGATATCACTTCCCCCTTGGGAATTCAAGACGCCGAAGAATAAAATTTGGTGACATTCCGGCGGAAAAAAACCTGCGTCCCCAAAGGATTTCGCGGCATGGATCCATGTTTTTTTACGACCTAAAAAATACACGATAATCGCATGCCGCCAACATAGGGGCAAGAGGGCTGCCGCGTAGCCCCTCTTTCACCTCAATCCAGTCAGGCGCATTTATTGCGGCCGGGTTTTAAAAGGCCTTGTTACTCGTCTTCCTCGTCGTCGCCGCCGGATTCGGGCATATCCACCATGCCCTCGCCCGAACGCAAATCCTCGAGAATGGCCCTGATCTCTTCCTTATATTCCTGCTCGGCCCGCACCACGCCCCAGCCCTTTTGCACCTGGTACATGCCGTCGTAGGCCGTGTCGTGATAGGACAATATGGTATGGACGATCTCTTTTTCGTCCAGAATCGCCCCTAAGAGCCTTGCCTCAATTTCGTTTTCCAGGGTTGCAACATTAACGACTTCCACATCACTCATCCATGTCTCCTTGCCAGGCGGGGTTCTTTCATCCTTGACGGGCGCGCCTTGCATTTTCAGTTCAATTTCAGACTGTTCCGTTGGCGCCAGCCGTTGCTTTTTTCGTTGGGTTTAGATTAGCAAATATTCCTTGGCAGGCAAAGCAAAAGAAATGCAAAAACTTCGAGGCTATGTATAAGCGGGTGAATCGTGCAGCAAAAGGAATGGCTGCCATACCTGTGAATGGTTCTATATATTCCGTGGTTCCTGACTTTCCATGGACGCGGCCGCGCTTCCGTAATAGCCGGGTCGGAACCCGCTCCCGTTTCCTCTATTTCAGGGATGGAGGTCACCCAATCCATGCCTTCTTATATTGCCATTTTT harbors:
- the gspK gene encoding type II secretion system minor pseudopilin GspK, which translates into the protein MVRLFSRIRAHLRRDKDGSQRGVALLMVLAVIALLVGVSAELHHRVRAAVFSTEASRQRRQLDWTARSGVALGMAMLVLDKKANTLDSVQDPWADPNEIAEMMLDFDISPESLKLEIKDLTGLIQINALVEPPSGQKFNAPQQELWDRFLRPIATLYDDLDLNATTDIINSMKDWMDRGDDEAITGLNGAESDYYLSLDPPYSARNNYFNSESELLRVKGMTPELFYGSEEIPGIAESFTVYGADPAKKNPVEYPGKINMGSAPLEVIRALMPIGSEDLAESILEYREEREEDYFLNPINDANWFLNAPGCADLKIDANLLTSVSDYFEITCTAKQQEFVKTVKAVVLRKKANNSQDYICEILAWHSL
- a CDS encoding type II secretion system protein — its product is MRISRNVIHTLFNDKGFTLLEVLIAIGIFSIIMTIVLVSFSGAMSNAEGVQKTITVYESAKGAMDRMVMDLESARVAVANTYNKPAEAEDYDPLRFVCTKDYTSGSSVSTLRFVSQAHVDLTGADEKGLAEITYYLTPDPSDETRKVLRRRDILDWEIFGEEDQELGSDPILCERVHNIEYLFYDQDGDTSESWDSDSEETEFATPMAVDIILELEAFDEEDATPFRFETTVNLPFYREEQEW
- a CDS encoding type IV pilus modification PilV family protein yields the protein MFHWTRNRAVNSPAGFTLLEMIISLLILGVALSTIFRLQSMSIMMAGNVQFETVAPMLAQKKMAEYMMTEPDELASDSGDFGDEYPNYSWSATVDEMESEYLDATGERLRAVTVSVMASEFTYSYDVKTYRFLDPQQ
- a CDS encoding pilus assembly FimT family protein, whose protein sequence is MADRANQRIKGRQGGFSLMELMAVISLLGILFFVIVPRFEEAASAGDMDELVRLMSANVAKERETAIANQSLRSLYIDFEERTYGTDGPPLTEEELMETERQGTQISEAVTLLDVEWPGGILQTDGVAQLPINKMGYIAHAALHLEDQDGPVTMVFEPFLGKARFYKGYVSLDEE
- the gspG gene encoding type II secretion system major pseudopilin GspG, producing the protein MNKRVNKGDSGFTLLEVMVVIVILGMLFAYVGVRVMGASDGAKVDMAKMQIQTFETALKMFKLHNGFYPSTDQGLQALVEKPTTGQAATRYQPGGYLAKGKVPLDPWKNEYLYRCPGENGDYDIISLGEDGQMGGVDFAADINSWELD
- the gspF gene encoding type II secretion system inner membrane protein GspF — translated: MPVYEYVALDSKGKKRTGILDADSPSVARAKLREAGSYPVEITEAPEVSASQDEKRFSLPFLEGRIPSKYISITTRQLSTLVGAGLPIVSALESLIPQSPHPVLQKVLAHVKDDIVEGKSLADALSSHPKVFSPLYVNMVRAGEASGAMEIVLARLSDLTERNENTKGKIRAALAYPVIMVLVAIVVLTALMVKVVPSIVSLFDDVQQALPLPTRVLIAASDFLVDYWVVLFVLIFGAALAFRQFKNSKRGRKWWDAKYLRIPILGPLAQNLSLARFARTLASLLTNGVPLVPAMGIVQNVVENVHIAEGIGDAAGEIGEGRGLGESLAAKPGFPPITIQMMEVGEQSGELEAMLEKMADMYEAETENTIDALTASLEPILIVAMAGGVGFIVFSILMPMMELTTTLR
- a CDS encoding NUDIX hydrolase; protein product: MTISMVKKAFCRFCGSLLGEKHVEGRLRLHCDECGLTNYQNPVPASALVVVDSRGRLLLVKRNVEPKIGMWCLPGGFMEIGEQPEECALRELAEETALKGRIEGLLGLTSSSNSDYGTVLLMGYLVREYSGEPAPGDDAQEVAFFPPDDLPELAFDSHKRFVRIYLAGYRIEKPVY
- a CDS encoding class II fructose-bisphosphate aldolase, translating into MTQSTAVYSPDFLKALEIGRPPNIKKLFPNSKALIVSGKYIDRAMLAKGGAMTIAANGRSNLVIRGSLAAAQRANAAIIIEIARSEGGASSYCATNYWNIARQVDALCNEMGVTVPVAIHADHYGIKKPEDVAPAAVEIPTLFEAGMTSIAIDASHMPDAQNLAANLALNEFVPDWAGLETEVGEIKGKSGLSTVDEAKFLIAGLNAHGIVADWIALNNGTTHGIEASDQGIQVELTTEIHKALEPYATSGAQHGTSGNNSDRLRRIAAETHTTKANVATALQMISWGLEVNDYGNAQLDADGNFIKVKGEGLTEELWEEMKAYAAKQDWKGGNYKKLNLPFENKIMGQPLEVRERMAKRVEDFVYTLLTDVFNAGDTAPLAIEAMLKAGSYDPGPKAERIEDPADWTPEKYQARAASLEKEEGPEGNFDD